CGTCACCGGCTGTCGGAGTACACACTGTACACGGCGACGCGTGACCTTCGAGCGAAGGGCGTGCTGCCGCCGGCGAAGCGCGGTGCGAGGACACCGAGGAAGCGCCAGAGGGAGTCCGCGCATCCGCAGCGATTCATCGAGGTGAAGGCCGCACGGTCTGGGTTGCCGCTTTCCGGCTCGCCTTGGCGAGCCCGGCTTCCCAATGGCGTGATGTTGGAAGGGTCCTCGCCCCTCGGTCCCGTGGTCGAGGCGTTGGCTCGGCTGTGATGCGACCCACCGAGACGGTGCGGGTGCACCTCTGCCGTGACGCCGTGGACTTCCGAAAGCAGATCAACGGCCTTTCCATTCTGGCCGAAGAAGAGTTGGAGCTGGACCCGTTCTCCTCGCACGTGTTCGCGTTCTGCAATCGGCGTCGCGACCAGGTGAAGCTGCTCTACTGGGAGCGCAATGGGTTCGTGCTGTGGCAGAAGCGCCTCGAAAAGGATCGGTTCCCGTGGCCGAGGGAGGATGAGCGCGAAGTTCTTGCCGTCACGGGACGAGAGCTGAACTGGTTACTTGACGGGATCGACGTCTTCCAACTGAAGCCGCATGAATCGCTTTCGTTCTCGGCTGTGAGGTAGTGCCAGGGACCCCTCCGG
This bacterium DNA region includes the following protein-coding sequences:
- the tnpB gene encoding IS66 family insertion sequence element accessory protein TnpB, which codes for MMRPTETVRVHLCRDAVDFRKQINGLSILAEEELELDPFSSHVFAFCNRRRDQVKLLYWERNGFVLWQKRLEKDRFPWPREDEREVLAVTGRELNWLLDGIDVFQLKPHESLSFSAVR